One genomic window of Paenibacillus xylanilyticus includes the following:
- a CDS encoding ABC transporter permease, whose translation MKYFKNLYEARYILLSLTRQDLKNKYRNSLLGVAWNFFSPLGIVLIIGLVYSVVFNTPLKELVPYLFSGLLPWIFFTSSAEGGALSFLSSQGYIKQTQVPIEIFPLRASIVNFVNLLISLAAFFLLYIFIDPGSFGFNMLYIFPALIIWLLFCSAWATISSIVNLYIRDFQPLQSLVLQGFFYLSPIIYKPEMMDSRNFQWVYLLNPFYYFLEIIRGPLLGKNIPGWRTWMICIIITLLLIQISIILINKIGRKITFRL comes from the coding sequence GTGAAATATTTTAAAAATTTATATGAGGCCCGCTATATATTGTTGAGTTTGACGCGACAAGATCTAAAAAATAAATACAGGAATTCTTTACTCGGAGTAGCTTGGAATTTCTTCTCTCCTCTTGGTATCGTTCTTATTATTGGCTTGGTATATTCAGTAGTTTTTAATACCCCACTTAAAGAGTTGGTTCCTTACTTATTTTCCGGCTTATTACCTTGGATTTTCTTCACAAGTAGTGCTGAAGGTGGTGCGCTTTCCTTTTTAAGTTCTCAGGGATACATTAAGCAAACGCAAGTACCTATAGAAATTTTCCCTTTAAGAGCTAGTATTGTCAACTTTGTGAATTTACTTATTTCATTAGCGGCATTCTTTTTATTGTATATTTTTATAGATCCAGGAAGTTTTGGGTTCAATATGTTGTATATTTTTCCGGCACTAATAATTTGGCTGTTATTTTGTTCGGCTTGGGCTACGATCTCATCAATAGTGAACTTGTATATAAGGGATTTCCAGCCGTTACAATCACTGGTGCTTCAAGGATTTTTTTACTTGAGCCCAATTATTTATAAACCTGAAATGATGGATTCAAGAAACTTCCAATGGGTTTATCTTCTCAATCCATTTTATTACTTTTTGGAAATTATAAGAGGGCCACTATTGGGTAAAAACATCCCCGGTTGGAGAACTTGGATGATTTGCATAATAATTACGTTATTATTAATTCAAATATCTATAATACTCATTAATAAAATAGGCAGAAAAATCACTTTTAGATTGTGA